In Scatophagus argus isolate fScaArg1 chromosome 5, fScaArg1.pri, whole genome shotgun sequence, a genomic segment contains:
- the LOC124059863 gene encoding extracellular calcium-sensing receptor-like: protein MWAFLEFNLLLLMCFMWLHPSFSYAESSPLSSSFCQLHQHFHSNGMHKPGDVVLGGLFLIHLYTVFPDMSFTSEPQQPTCLGFDLIGFRRAQTMAFAIDEINRNSNLLPNVTLGYSLYDNCANPEIGFRAALSLVSGRDEQFMLDDTCVGTPPVVGIVGDSSSTHSIAISSVIGLYRVPLVSYFATCSCLSDRQKFPSFFRTIPSDAFQVRAMIQILNHFGWTWVGLLISDDDYGLHAARSFQSDLVQSGRGCLAYMEVLPWGNDQDELRRIVDVMKKSTARVVILFAHERHVNKLMEEVARQNVTGLQWITSESWTAATALHTPHLTPYLAGTLGISIRRGEIPGLREFLLQTRPDLHNNNSYGNSMINQFWEYTFQCRFAPPPPGWVDAGGALCTGQEDVENVENDFLDVSDLRSEYNVYKAVYALAYALDDMLRCVPGRGPFRGHSCGSLKELEPWQLVYYLDKVNFTTSFGDQVTFDENGDVLPIYDIMNWLWLPDGTTKLQNVGEVKKSAFKSEELTIDADNIFWNFESKEPPRSVCSESCPPGTRIARKKGEPVCCFDCIPCSEGKISNETDSLECTSCPENFWPSLQRDHCVPKETEFLSYHEPLGICLTAAALLGTCMCAVVLGIFIYHRRTPIVRANNSELSFQLLLSLKLCFLCSLLFIGRPTLWTCQLRHAAFGISFVLCISCILVKTVVVLAVFKASKPGGGASLKWFGAMQQRGTVMVLTSIQAAFCTAWIVSASPVPHKNTEYHNDKIVYECVVGSTIGFAVLLGYIGSLAILSFLIAFISRNLPDSFNEAKLITFSMLIFCAVWVAFVPAYVSSPGKYADAVEVFAILASSFGLLVALFGPKCYIILLRPERNTKKAIMGRGIQ, encoded by the exons TTTTGATCTTATAGGATTTAGACGGGCACAGACCATGGCCTTTGCTATTGATGAGATCAACAGAAACTCCAACCTGCTACCTAATGTGACTCTGGGATACAGTCTTTATGATAATTGTGCTAATCCAGAGATTGGATTTCGTGCAGCATTGTCCTTAGTCAGTGGTCGAGACGAGCAGTTTATGTTAGATGACACCTGTGTTGGAACCCCTCCAGTAGTGGGGATTGTGGGTGATTCTTCCTCTACACATTCTATTGCCATTTCCAGTGTCATAGGCTTGTACAGAGTGCCTTTG GTGAGTTATTTTGCCACATGTTCCTGTCTGAGTGACCGGCAAAAGTTTCCATCCTTCTTCAGGACAATACCAAGTGATGCTTTCCAG GTGCGTGCTATGATTCAGATTCTAAAccactttggctggacttgggtTGGCCTGttgatcagtgatgatgactaTGGACTTCACGCTGCCCGATCCTTCCAATCTGACCTGGTTCAGTCTGGTAGAGGTTGTCTGGCCTATATGGAGGTTTTGCCTTGGGGCAATGACCAAGATGAATTAAGAAGGATTGTGGATGTAATGAAGAAATCAACAGCTCGTGTGGTCATTTTGTTTGCACATGAGCGTCACGTGAATAAGCTCATGGAAGAG GTGGCGAGGCAGAATGTGACAGGCCTGCAGTGGATTACCAGTGAATCTTGGACAGCAGCTACTGCGCTCCACACTCCCCACCTCACGCCATACCTGGCTGGCACACTGGGTATCTCCATCCGTCGAGGAGAAATCCCAGGCCTCAGGGAATTCCTCTTACAAACACGTCCTGAcctacacaacaacaacagctatgGAAACAGCATG aTCAACCAGTTTTGGGaatacacatttcagtgtagaTTTGCACCACCTCCACCAGGTTGGGTAGATGCTGGGGGAGCATTGTGCACTGGACAAGAAGATGTGGAAAATGTGGAGAATGATTTCTTGGATGTTTCAGACCTCAGGTCAGAGTACAATGTGTACAAGGCTGTGTATGCACTGGCATATGCCCTTGATGACATGCTGCGTTGTGTGCCAGGCAGAGGGCCTTTCAGAGGACACAGCTGTGGCAGTTTGAAAGAACTGGAGCCATGGCAG CTGGTGTATTATTTGGATAAGGTCAACTTCACCACATCATTTGGTGATCAAGTGACATTTGATGAGAATGGTGATGTCTTACCAATATATGATATCATGAACTGGCTGTGGCTCCCAGATGGAACAACTAAACTTCAGAATGTGGGTGAGGTTAAGAAGTCAGCCTTCAAAAGTGAAGAACTCACAATTGATGCAGACAACATCTTCTGGAACTTTGAATCCAAAGAG CCACCCcggtcagtgtgcagtgagagctgtcctccaggtaCGCGCATTGCCAGAAAGAAAGGGGaacctgtgtgctgctttgactgcatcccTTGTTCTGAGGGAAAGATCAGCAATGAGACTG ACTCATTGGAGTGCACCAGTTGTCCAGAGAACTTCTGGCCCAGCCTCCAGCGTGACCACTGTGTTCCCAAGGAAACAGAGTTCCTCTCCTACCATGAACCTCTGGGTATCTGCTTGACAGCTGCTGCGTTACTGGGCACctgtatgtgtgctgttgtcCTGGGCATCTTCATCTATCATCGGAGAACACCAATAGTACGCGCCAACAACTCAGAACTGAGTTTTCAGCTATTGCTGTCACTTAagttatgtttcctgtgttcactgctgtttatcgGTCGTCCCACTCTGTGGACGTGCCAgctgagacatgcagcatttgggatcagtTTTGTGCTTTGCATCTCATGTATCCTGGTGAAAACCGTGGTGGTTCTGGCTGTGTTCAAGGCCTCCAaaccaggaggtggagccagtcTGAAATGGTTTGGTGctatgcagcagagagggacagtcaTGGTTCTTACTTCTATTCAGGCAGCATTTTGCACTGCCTGGATTGTATCTGCCTCACCAGTtcctcacaaaaacactgaataccACAATGATAAGATTGTCTATGAGTGTGTAGTTGGGTCCACAATtggttttgcagttttgctgGGTTATATTGGATCACTGGCTATCCTCAGTTTTCTGATTGCATTTATATCAAGGAATCTCCCAGATAGTTTCAATGAGGCcaaactcatcactttcagtatgctgatcttctgtgctgtgtgggtggcctTTGTCCCTGCTTATGTCAGCTCACCAGGAAaatatgcagatgcagtggaggtatttgccatcctggcctccagttttggccTCTTGGTAGCACTGTTTGGacccaaatgttacataatcctGCTGAGACCAGAGAGGAACACGAAGAAAGCCATCATGGGTCGAGgtattcaataa
- the LOC124059207 gene encoding extracellular calcium-sensing receptor-like, which produces MAFAIDEINRNSNLLPNVTLGYSLYDNCANLEIGFRAALSLVSGREEQFLLDETCVGTPPVVGIVGDSTSTNSIAISSVLGLYRVPMVHAMIQILKHFDWTWVGLLISDDDYGLHAARSFQSDLVQSGRGCLAYLEVLPWDNDQDELRRIVDVVRQNVTGLQWITSEAWTAATALHTPHLTPYLAGTLGIAMRRGQIPGLREFLLQTRPDLHHNSSNYGNSMCRFAPPPADWVDAGGALCTGQEDMESVENDFLDVSDLRSEYNVYKAVYALAYALDDMLHCVPGRGPFRGHSCGSLKGLEPWQLVYYLDKVNFTTSFGDQVSFDENGDALPIYDIMNWLWLPDGTTKLQNVGEVKKSAFKGEELRIDADKIFWNFESKKPPRSVCSESCPPGTRMARKKGEPECCFDCIPCSEGKISNDTDSLECTSCPEDFWSSLQRDHCVPKETEFLSYHEPLGIGLTAAALLGTCMCAVVLGIFICHRRTPIVRANNSELSFQLLLSLKLCFLCSLLFIGRPTLWTCQLRHAAFGISFVLCISCILVKTVVVLAVFKASKPGGGASLKWFGAMQQRGTVMVLTSIQAAICVAWITSASPVPHENTQYYNGKIVYECVVGSTIGFAVLLGYIGSLAILSFLIAFIARKLPDSFNEAKLITFSMLIFCAVWVAFVPAYVSSPGKYADAVEVFAILASSFGLLVALFGPKCYIILLRPERNTKKAIMGRGNDT; this is translated from the exons ATGGCCTTTGCTATTGATGAGATCAACAGAAACTCCAACCTGCTACCTAATGTGACTCTGGGATACAGTCTTTATGATAATTGTGCTAATCTAGAGATTGGATTTCGTGCAGCATTGTCCTTAGTCAGTGGTCGAGAGGAGCAGTTTTTGTTAGACGAGACTTGTGTTGGAACCCCTCCAGTAGTGGGGATTGTGGGTGATTCTACCTCTACAAATTCCATTGCCATCTCCAGTGTCTTAGGCTTGTACAGAGTGCCTATG GTGCATGCTATGATTCAGATTCTAAAACACTTTGACTGGACTTGGGTTGGCCTGttgatcagtgatgatgactaTGGACTTCACGCTGCCCGATCCTTTCAATCTGACCTGGTTCAGTCTGGTCGAGGTTGTCTGGCCTATTTGGAGGTTTTACCTTGGGACAATGACCAAGATGAATTAAGAAGGATTGTGGAT GTGGTGAGGCAGAATGTGACAGGCCTGCAGTGGATTACCAGTGAAGCTTGGACAGCAGCTACTGCGCTCCACACTCCTCACCTCACGCCATACCTGGCTGGCACACTGGGTATCGCCATGCGTCGAGGACAAATCCCAGGCCTTAGGGAATTCCTCTTACAAACACGTCCTGACCTACATCATAACAGCAGCAACTATGGAAACAGCATG tgtagaTTTGCACCACCTCCAGCAGACTGGGTAGATGCTGGGGGAGCATTATGCACTGGACAGGAAGATATGGAAAGTGTGGAGAATGACTTCTTGGATGTTTCAGACCTCAGGTCAGAGTACAATGTGTACAAGGCTGTGTATGCACTGGCATATGCTCTTGATGACATGCTGCACTGTGTGCCAGGCAGAGGGCCTTTCAGAGGACACAGCTGTGGCAGTTTGAAAGGACTGGAGCCATGGCAG CTGGTGTATTATTTGGATAAGGTCAACTTCACCACATCATTTGGTGATCAAGTGTCATTTGATGAGAATGGTGATGCCTTACCAATATATGATATCATGAACTGGCTGTGGCTCCCTGATGGAACAACTAAACTTCAGAATGTGGGTGAGGTTAAGAAGTCAGCCTTCAAAGGTGAAGAACTCAGAATTGATGCAGACAAAATCTTCTGGAACTTTGAATCAAAAAAG CCACCCcggtcagtgtgcagtgagagctgtcctccaggtaCCCGCATGGCCAGAAAGAAAGGGGAACCTGagtgctgctttgactgcatcccTTGTTCTGAGGGAAAGATCAGCAATGATACTG ACTCATTGGAGTGCACCAGTTGTCCAGAGGACTTCTGGTCCAGCCTCCAGCGTGACCACTGTGTTCCCAAGGAAACAGAGTTCCTCTCCTACCATGAACCTCTGGGTATTGGCCTGACAGCTGCTGCCTTGCTGGGCACctgtatgtgtgctgttgtcCTGGGCATCTTCATCTGTCATCGGAGAACACCGATAGTACGCGCCAACAACTCAGAACTGAGTTTTCAGCTATTGCTGTCACTTAagttatgtttcctgtgttcactgctgtttatcgGTCGTCCCACGCTGTGGACATGCCAgctgagacatgcagcatttgggatcagtTTTGTGCTTTGCATCTCATGTATCCTCGTAAAAACTGTGGTGGTCCTGGCTGTGTTCAAGGCCTCCAagccaggaggtggagccagtcTGAAGTGGTTTGGTGCTATGCAGCAGAGGGGGACAGTCATGGTTCTTACTTCTATTCAGGCAGCAATCTGCGTTGCTTGGATTACATCTGCCTCCCCAGTTCCCCATGAAAACACTCAATACTACAATGGCAAAATAGTTTATGAGTGTGTTGTTGGGTCCACCATtggttttgcagttttgctgGGTTATATTGGATCACTGGCTATCCTCAGTTTTCTGATTGCATTTATAGCAAGGAAACTTCCAGATAGTTTCAATGAGGCcaaactcatcactttcagcatgctgatcttctgtgctgtgtgggtggcctTTGTCCCTGCTTATGTCAGCTCACCGGGCAaatatgcagatgcagtggaggtatttgccatcctggcctccagttttggtCTCTTGGTAGCACTGTTTGGacccaaatgttacataatcctgctgagaccagagaggaacacaaagaaagccaTCATGGGTCGAGGCAACGATACATAA
- the LOC124059206 gene encoding extracellular calcium-sensing receptor-like gives MAFAIDEINRNSNLLPNVTLGYSLYDNCANPEIGFRAALSLVSGQEEQFMLDDTCVGTPPVVGIVGDSSSTHSIAISSVLGLYRVPLVRAMIQILNHFGWTWVGLLISDDDYGLHAARSFQSDLVQSGRGCLAYMEVLPWDNDQDELRRIVDVMKKSTARVVILFANERHVNKLMEEVARQNVTGLQYMISESWTAATALHTPHLTPYLAGTLGIAIRRGEIPGLREFLLQTRPDLHNNNSYGNSMCRFAPPPADWVDAGGALCSGQEDMENVENDFLDVSDLRSEYNVYKAVYALAYALDDMLRCVPGRGPFRGHSCGSLKELEPWQLVYYLDKVNFTTSIGDQVTFDENGDVLPIYDIMNWLWLPDGTTKLQNVGEVKKSAFKSEELTIDAHKIFWNFESKEPPRSVCSESCPPGTRMARKKGEPVCCFDCIPCSEGKISNETDSLECTSCPEDFWPSLQRDHCVPKETEFLSYHEPLGICLTAAALLGTCMCAVVLGIFICHRRTPIVRANNSELSFQLLLSLKLCFLCSLLFIGRPTLWTCQLRHAAFGISFVLSISCILVKTVVVLAVFKASKPGGGASLKWFGAMQQRGTVMVLTSVQAAFCTAWIVSASPVPHKNTQYYNDKIVYECVVGSTIGFAVLLGYIGFLAVLSLFIAFISRNLPDSFNEAKLITFSMLIFCAVWVAFVPAYVSSPGKYADAVEVFAILASSFGLLVALFGPKCYIILLRPERNTKKSIMGRGNDT, from the exons ATGGCCTTTGCTATTGATGAGATCAACAGAAACTCCAACCTGCTACCTAATGTGACTCTGGGATACAGTCTTTATGATAATTGTGCTAATCCAGAGATTGGATTTCGTGCAGCATTGTCCTTAGTCAGTGGTCAAGAGGAGCAGTTTATGTTAGATGACACCTGTGTTGGAACCCCTCCAGTAGTGGGGATTGTGGGTGATTCTTCCTCTACACATTCTATTGCCATCTCCAGTGTCTTAGGCTTGTACAGAGTGCCTTTG GTCCGTGCTATGATTCAGATTCTAAAccactttggctggacttgggtTGGCCTGttgatcagtgatgatgactaTGGACTTCATGCTGCACGATCCTTCCAATCTGACCTGGTTCAGTCTGGTCGAGGTTGTCTGGCCTATATGGAGGTTTTGCCTTGGGACAATGACCAAGATGAATTAAGAAGGATTGTGGATGTAATGAAGAAATCAACAGCTCGTGTGgtcattttgtttgcaaatgagcGTCACGTGAATAAGCTCATGGAAGAG GTGGCGAGGCAGAATGTGACAGGCCTGCAGTACATGATCAGCGAATCTTGGACAGCAGCTACTGCGCTCCACACTCCCCACCTCACGCCATACCTGGCTGGCACACTGGGTATCGCCATCCGTCGAGGAGAAATCCCAGGCCTCAGGGAATTCCTCTTACAAACACGTCCTGAcctacacaacaacaacagctatgGAAACAGCATG tgtagaTTTGCACCACCTCCAGCAGACTGGGTAGATGCTGGGGGAGCATTATGCTCTGGACAGGAAGATATGGAAAATGTGGAGAATGACTTCTTGGATGTTTCAGACCTCAGGTCAGAGTACAATGTGTACAAGGCTGTGTATGCACTGGCATATGCCCTTGATGACATGCTGCGCTGTGTGCCAGGCAGAGGGCCTTTCAGAGGACACAGCTGTGGCAGTTTGAAAGAACTGGAGCCATGGCAG CTGGTGTATTATTTGGATAAGGTCAACTTCACCACATCAATTGGTGATCAAGTGACATTTGATGAGAATGGTGATGTCTTGCCAATATATGATATCATGAACTGGCTGTGGCTCCCTGACGGAACAACTAAACTTCAGAATGTGGGTGAGGTTAAGAAGTCAGCCTTCAAAAGTGAAGAACTCACAATTGATGCACACAAAATCTTCTGGAACTTTGAATCAAAAGAG CCACCCcggtcagtgtgcagtgagagctgtcctccaggtaCCCGCATGGCCAGAAAGAAAGGGGaacctgtgtgctgctttgactgcatcccTTGTTCTGAGGGAAAGATCAGCAATGAGACTG ACTCATTGGAGTGCACCAGTTGTCCAGAGGACTTCTGGCCCAGCCTCCAGCGTGACCACTGTGTTCCCAAGGAAACAGAGTTCCTCTCCTACCATGAACCTCTGGGTATCTGCTTGACAGCTGCTGCATTGCTGGGCACctgtatgtgtgctgttgtcCTGGGCATCTTCATCTGTCATCGGAGAACACCTATAGTACGCGCCAACAACTCAGAACTGAGTTTTCAGCTATTGCTGTCACTTAagttatgtttcctgtgttcactgctgtttatcgGTCGTCCCACACTGTGGACATGTCAgctgagacatgcagcatttgggatcagcTTTGTGCTTTCCATCTCATGTATCCTGGTGAAAACCGTGGTGGTTCTGGCTGTGTTCAAGGCCTCCAagccaggaggtggagccagtcTGAAATGGTTTGGTGctatgcagcagagagggacagtcaTGGTTCTTACTTCTGTTCAGGCAGCATTCTGCACTGCCTGGATTGTATCTGCCTCCCCAGTTCCTCATAAAAATACTCAGTATTACAACGATAAGattgtttatgagtgtgttgTTGGGTCCACAAttggttttgcagttttgttagGTTATATCGGCTTCCTGGCTGTCCTCAgtctttttattgcatttatttcaaGGAATCTTCCAGATAGTTTCAATGAGGCcaaactcatcactttcagcatgctgatcttctgtgctgtgtgggtggcctTTGTCCCTGCTTATGTCAGCTCACCAGGAAaatatgcagatgcagtggaggtatttgccatcctggcctccagttttggccTCCTGGTAGCACTGTTTGGacccaaatgttacataatcctgctgagaccagagaggaacacaaagaaatcTATCATGGGTCGAGGCAACGATACATAA